The Candidatus Nitrospira nitrosa genomic sequence CCGATGAGATGGTTGCGTTCATAACGAGGGTTTACTGTCACCGTGGCGCCACTTGGAGTTAACAACACGGATTGAAAGAGTACAGGGAAATCCGCAAAGTGGTAGAGATAGTTGACCGTCAGGTCCCAGCCATGCCAAAACTTTGAAAACCGCATGCCAACGTCGGAATCCATCATGATATTGTTGGGACGTTCAAGCGGCCGAAGATTCACCATAACACCAGGAGGCGCTTGGGGAACGATCAGCGGTGAGCTAAAGGCAAACGTAGCATCCGCTTGAGGCAGCCGATGATAGGTGCGATCCGGGATCCAGAGCAATTGCAAGTTTCCGCCTCCAACAGGCACTTCGGCATTCACGGTCCACAGCGGAATACGAGAATCGTCAAAGTTATCGAGAATGAATTCCCTGAAGTTTTGTGGATTGACGACGTCGAGCAATTTCAGCCCATCGGCCTTCCCCCAGACGACCTGCTGTTTGCCGAGCGTAAGATGCATCCCCCAGAGTCGCGTTCTCAGGTAGAACTCGCGCAATTCCACGTCGGTTCGGTCGCCTAGTTGTAGGCGTCGGGAGTTAGGCGAAACCTCCCCTTGGCTCAGGCGACCAGGTTCCAGATGGTCGAATCCTTCCGTGTACAGCCGAGCGATCCCGGTGATACGGGTATCTTCGCTCCATCGATATTCCCACTGCGGCTCAAGCAGCATCTCCAGTTTATCGGCACGATCTCGTGCCATCCCATAGGCCGCTTCAGATTCAAGCACCGCACTGAACCGATGATTGCTTAACTGACTCGATTGCGTATCGTCTGCCGTGCTCTCGGCCATGGCGCTGGCAGCGATGAGCCACCCCGCCAGCGCCAGAATTCCACACGTCGTATATGAACGTGCCATAGGTCCTTAATATCCGCGTCGCAAGGCTTCTTCCGTGAACATTTCATCCTTGACATTTTGCCCATAGTTCACATCTTTGAAGGTAAACACCGTCTTGTGGCCGGTCTTGTGGTTTTCTAGAGCTAGTTGATGGGCTGTCCAGATATCCTGGATCAATGTGATCTCCCTGACCTGGAGGGTCTTCAACGGATTACCCGCCACATCCCAGTACTTGGCTTGACGGACCATCCAGATTCCGGCATCAATCCAGGACTGCACTTTGCTATAGCCCAATTCCTGGGCCGTTTTGTCATTCACAGGAATCTCCTCGACGAGAAGGCACCGATGCCCATCGATGGTCTCCTCGCCGAGAGTTTTCCACGAGTAATCTTCAATCCCAACTTTGGTCTCCTTGCGAATGTCTTCATACGTAAAGTCCGTCCCGAGGAAGTAGTCCCCTCGATCGGACGCGGAAATACGGCGCACTTTTCTGGCTGCGGGCAAGTACAACCATTGATCATCGTCTCGATCGGCTTCCGGGTAATCGTAGGTCAAAAATGCCGTATCTTTAATATTTGAAGGACTCAAATAGAAAATGATCGTTCGTTTCTCTTTTCCAAAATACTTTCGGAGGCTCTTCGTTTCCCGCACTCGTTCGGTGCCGCTGCGGTCCGTCATTGCCATCGTAATAAAACGTGAGACGACCTCACCTTCGTTACGCGCATTAATGCGTCGAGCGACTTCTTCGCCGGCCAGTAAGGATTCCGCGGCAACATCGCCTGCGGACATGGAAATCAAGAAAAAGAGCCCAATAAAGAAGTTCTGCATGTGTGATCGCATATGAATTACCTTCCTTCCTTCATGGTAGACACGGATAAGACCGGGTTAAGTTGCACTGCCTGAGCTGTTTCCTGATCGGAGGTCGCAAACCCAAGAAAGCGCGGACGAAACATCGTCGCCAGTGCCGGCATAACCGTAATACTGGCGAGAAAGCTCACGGCCATGGCCACCGCCACCAAACTGCCGAAACGGATCAGTGGCGGCACCGCACTGATCATGAGGGTGCCGAACCCCAAGCTCATGGCCAGGAAGTTGAAAAACAGCGCCCGCCCTGTAGACGGGAAAAAGTGCACCATCCGTTCCTCAAACGTGCCGGTACCCGATCGCATGAGCTCACGAATCCGCTGGGTCGTATGCTGACCAAAATCGATCGCCAAACCAGTCGCAATGGCCGCAAACATGGAGGTCCCGACAGCAAGCCAAATCCCACCGAATCCCATGATGCCGTACACGAGAAGAACGGAGGCAAACACCGGCACCAGCGTAAAGAGTCCAGCACCGAGTGAACGAAACAGCCAGGACGCCATGAGCCAGCTAATGACCAAGGCGATCCCTTCACTGACGAAATGGGTGGAGGCGATGGTCTCTAACCAGTGATGATTGACATTCACTCGTCCGCTCAAATGGCCCACGACCTCATTGTTGTTGAATTGCTTGAGGAGATACTGTTCGACCTGTTCAATTACCGCCCGGTTGTTCACGTAATGGGACGTTTTGATACTGGCGCGAATATTGGCCCGTCGATATTCGTAATCAATTTCCTGCTGGAAATCCGTCGGATCGGCGGAGGCGGAGTAGAGCAGAAAGAGTTGCGCCACCAGGTCTCGGTTATCGGGAATGCGATACGCGTCCTTGCGGTTTTCGTTAATCGACCGATTCATCTGCTTCACGTAGTCGACCACCGACGTCGTCCCACCCACGCCAGGCAACGTCTCGACAAATCTCTGGAGGGCCTCCATACGGTGAAGTGCATCCGGGTTGAACAGGCCCTCAGCTGTCGGAGTCTCCACCACAATATCCAGGTAATTGGTCCCGTCCATCACCTGGTTGATCACTTTGTCCGCGCGATAAATGGGTTCATCATGCTGAAAGTTTTCGATCGTCGCCTCCTCGATGATGAGCCGAAACGCACCGATCATCCCCAATACGGCAACGACGAGTGCCACGCTGAGAATGAACCTTGGTCGACGAATCGCAAAGCGGCCCAATGCCGTCACGAATTGAGCATAACGGTCAATCGTCTGGTCGCCTTTGATCGCGGGAGACGGCTTGAATGGCACCAACATCAATGCGGCCGGAATAAATACCAGGCCATAACACCAGGCTCCTATAATCCCAATGGACGCAAAGAGACCAAAATACTGCATTGGCGGCATCCCGCCGGAGGCATAGAGCGAAATGAAGCCAACCACTGTGGTGAGAATAGTCATCGTCAGAGGCTTCCAGACGTCGCTCATGGTGCGAATAATCATTTCCTGATGTGTGAGATGAGGATGAGCACGACCCACTTGATAATAGTGTGTGAGGAGATGGATGGGTTCTGCGACTGCCATCCCAATCAAAATGGAAAGGAGACCGTTGGTAATTACATAGAATGGAACGCCGCCCGCGGCCATGGTTCCAAAGGCCGCCGCCGCCGTGCCGAGCACGACCAAATTCGGTAGCAGCATCCCGCGCACCGTCCGAAATGCGATGAAGAGGACAATCGTGATGACAATCGCAACAACCGGATTAATTCGCTTCGCATCATGATCAATGTAGTTAAAGAGATAGCCAGAGACTGCCCCTTCGCCAGCCACATGGAGCTCGACCTCTGGCAGCTGCGGGACCTCTTGGACCAGGCTCATGAAGGCCTGATACGTTGCCTCGTTCTTCATCTCGTCAAGAACTTCAGCCGTAACCAAGGTCGCCGTCGCATCACGTGCCACCAGACTGCCCTGGTAGAGCGGAAAATCAGCGATCGCTGCACGAATCGTATCGGCCTGACTCTGCGTCACGGGCGGCGGCTGGAAGAATTTCTTCACCTGCATGCCGTCATCAGTGCCGACAATATTGTTCTCCGTTGCCAGACTCATCACTCGATCAGGGTCGACGTTGGGAATGGTTTTGACTCGATCTGTCAGCCACTGCACCAATTGCAACGTGTCGGGATTAAAGACGCCTGTGGCACCACGATTGATAACCGCGATCACAAACGGATCCGATAAGCCGAAGACTTGTTTGACTTGATCTCGATAGACGCGGGCGGGGTTATCCTTGGCAATGAAGGAATCAGCTGAGGTATCCATGGTCAGCTGCGGGATGAATGCGGCTAGGCTCCCTATTAATATGACTCCCGCTAGAACAAGCGCCTTGGAGTGCGCAGTGACCCACCAGAAAAACTGCTCGGCTCTGCCATGACCTATCTGACTCATTGCCATTTCCTCCTATGGTGCATATACACATATCTAGTCAAAAACATTTGTTAGCGCGTGCTCCAAGAACCTCAATTCAATGACTGGGCAGCCTGGGAGATGAAGCTTAAAATGCTTGAGATGCTCTTTATGATCTGCACATCTCACGCGGCAATATAAGCTCAATTAGTGTATCTGCACTCTTCGTGGCATTATAAACCACCCACCTACCGTGCATTCGTTAGATTGATTGTTTGCTGAGCGACCGAATTGCAGACAATTCTTTCATCAGGGTTTTGAAACGCGCATGTCCAAGATCATGAACGACTGTTTCCTGTGCCTTCTTCCAATAGGGCAACGCCTTCATCAGCGTATCTCGACCCGCATCGGTCAACTGAATCGATTTCGTACGTCCATCTTTACCAGGTCCGACTACAATGAACCCTCGAGTTTCGAGCACTCTCAGGTTCCGGGTTAACGTCGTTCTGTCTACACCAAGACGATCTGCCGTTTCCGTGATTGGCAACTCACCTGCGAGGTGAGCAACTGTTAACAAGGAAAATTGTGTTCCCTGTATTCCGGAAGGTTCGAGGACAGCGTCATAGAATCGGGTGATCGCACGCGCGGCTTTTCGCACGTTAAAACATGCGCAATCAGCACATTCGCTAAATTCTTCTGGGCATTGCGACTTCATACTGGTGTATGTACACTCTTTAGGCGGACCGTGTCAAGGAGCATTTCGAATGGTACGAGTGATCATAGCTGAGATCGTACGAATGGAACTGCTCCCCTGGCGGTATCAATCGAAACGGTGGCGACAGATACAGGTCATCAGATAGTGGGCACACAGAAACGAGCTACTTTTTGCCAGGCAATCTGGCATGGTCCATCCTCTCTCAATTATGCCTATTCCCCTTTCCTCCACTCCGTTGATCGTCAAAGTCCTGCATGACGATTGAATAGACTACGCCTGAATACCTAATAGTAACGAGTGCATGCGCGAGAAAGCTGCAAAGAAGGACAACCATGGGAACAGATGGACAACTGTGTCAGGGAGTGAATAAACCGCCGTTCATCATCCAGTGAACGCCTATCTCGCCGCATACCCCAACGCGATTGCCCATGTCCATTTCAGGTGGGAGAAAAAGGTATACACACCTCATGCTTGCCCCATGAGGGCCACGCCGGCAGTCAAAGGCCTTCGATCAAATATCGCTTCTAGCGGGCAAATCGCATCAGCTATCAAATAACAAGCGGCTGTCACGCTCTATTCTATATCCTCACCTCGCCTAGTCCATCTTCTACTAAAAACTCGATGCCTCCTGTAGAAATGTCATACATCGCACCGATAATGGCAATGCGTCGTTCGCAAACCAAGTTGTCAATCGTCCGACTCTGTTGGCGTAGTTCCTTGACTACGCGCAGAACATTTTCTCTGGCAACAGCATCTGCGATCACTCCGGCATCAGGCGAAGCCGGTTTCACAGCCGGCTGATTGGGAATACCTCCTACAGACCGCTGGATCTCGCTCACAATAGCATCTAAATGCTGACATCCTGTCGCGTTGGCAACCGTTAGGTGTGAGCCTATGAGTTTCACAGCGGCCGAGACCGCCCCACATCCGGTATGCCCTATCACGATCATGAGTTTTGCCCCTGCCACCGCACACCCGTATTCTGCACTCGCCAACACCTCTCGACTTGTGATGTTGCCCGCCACACGGATACTGAAAATGTCGCCCATGCCGAGATCGAAGATCAATTCCACAGGGGTACGTGAATCGATGCAACTGAGTGCGACGGCCAACGGATGTTGGGCCGCTGCCGTGGCCTGAACCTGGCGACTATAGTCTCGGGTCAGGCGACGACCGGTGCGGGCCCGCTCGTGACCGTCCTTCAGAATCTGCAGGACCTGCTGCGGTGTGATGGCCTGTTGAAGTTCACGGGTCGAGTAATCCACATAGTGAATCTGGTCCTCAAAGTGATACTCACTCCGAAACCCGACGAGACTCACCTCGACACCGTGGGCTGGTCCGGCTTGATCTTTAAAGTCTCGAATCAAGTCCAGCACATCCGGATCAATATAATCCGTGCTTCGCGCATCAAGAAGTACACGGCCATTCCTGGATACATCATTCAACGCTTTGGCAAGAGCGGCGCGATTCAGGACACTTACCTGGTTGGCCAGTTCGATATGCACGACGTCACCACCAAGATGCCTCTCGACCAACCGATGCACTGGGCGACGCATGTTGCTATTAAGAATAAACCCAATGGCCACGATCAGCCCAATCACGATGCCGATCAAAAGATCAGTGAACACGATAGCAGTCACGGTTGCCGCAAACGGAATAAACTGGTATCGGCCCTCGCTCCACATTTGCTTGATGAGAGCTGGGCTGGCCAGTTTAATACCGGTCACTAACAAAATAGCCGCTAGGCAGGATAAAGGAATGGTATTCAACCAGGTCGGAATGAGCGGAACACTGGCGAGAAGCAGGATGCCGTGGATGATTGCAGCCAGCTTTGTTTGGCCGTCCGCATTCACATTCACCGAACTCCGGATGATCACGGAGGTGATTGGGAGCCCGCCGATCAATCCGCACACCACATTCCCGATGCCTTGCGCACACAGCTCTTGGTTCGGCGGTGATGTGCCTTGGCGTGGATCAATCCGGTCAACGGCCTTGAGATTCAGCAAGGTTTCAAGAGAGGCCACAAGAGCCAGCGTCATCCCCGCGGTATAGACTGCCGGATTCATCCATTGCGAGAAGTCTGGTCGAGGAAGCAGTCCGAACAGCTCAGCAAGGTTGCCCGCCACCGGCACCTGCACCAGATGGCTTGGCTTGATGATCCATGGCTCGCCGAGATGTTCGAACCACAATCCGCCCCCAATACCGAATAAGACCACGGCGACAGGAGCGGGAAAGAGAGACGTCTTCAACGGCTTCCAATTGTCCCAGAGGAGGAGCAGTGCCACGGACAACAGACCAACAACGGCAGCCCCCAGCTGAAAATATCCGAACATGCGGAAGAGTTCGGAAAACGTCGTTTCGAGATCCGGCTGGGAGAAGGACAGGTCTCCTTCCGGATCGGCGTCATGCCCGACGAGGTGGGGAATCTGTTTAAGGATGATGATCACGCCGATCGCGGCCAACAACCCTTTGATGACACTGGAGGGGAAGAATTCAGAGATGAACCCTCCTCTGGCGACGCCGAGACTAATTTGGATCATCCCGGCAAGGATCAGAGCCATCAGAAAGGCGGAGAACGAACCGAGTGAGAGGATTTGCGAGGCCACGACCGCCGACAGTCCCGCAGCCGGGCCGCTCACACTGGTATGGGATCCACTGAGGAGTCCCACCACAGTCCCGCCGACGATTCCGGCCACCAATCCTGACATTAATGGAGCACCGGAAGCCAAGGCGATCCCCAGGCAGAGCGGTAGCGCCACAACGAACACCACAAGACCTGCCTTCGCATCGGCCAGGACGGTAGAGACCGTACTACTCATCGGTGATTCCTCAACCTATTTACTCGCTGTAACGAGGCGTTCCGTTATTACAAATGCCATCGCCAGCCAGAAGACCCTGACTGGCGATGTGGGGACGGCCTGTTGGATTCCTAGAACCTGCCGGCACCTCGGGTAGGAAACTGTTTTCTGACCACGCTCTTCACAGGTGTTTCAAGTGGAGCGACCAGAGTGGGACAGCCCTCTGCCCCGTATGTCTCGCCCATATCCTCGGCAGCGATTCCTTTCTCATGACTGACCTGTCGTGTCATCCATCCCGTAAAGAACCCTGTTTGCATCTCAAGATCCAGGGTACCCAGTGCCGTACATGCTCGTGGCCGAATGGTAAAGGCGGTCGGCAACACAGTGTGCCAAATGCCTCGTGTACCTGCCAAACTGATGTCGGTGACACGATAGGAACCGACTGGGAGTTGCACCGCGAACGGGCCATCAAGCGGAAGATGCCCGATCATCAAGCGAGTCCCCGTCGCTTCATCTTCAACCCACCATTTCATCTCTTTCGGCCAACTCAACCCTTCCGATGGTGACTTTCCATCCCGAGTGAGGTGAATCTTACCCAGTAACAGTCCGTGATCTTCGTCCGGGATCGCAATCTGTGATGTTGGGAGCGGAACCCTGAGGCCTGCACACCCCAGCGTCACACTGATAGCCCAGATGGAGAGACCGATAACGAAACTATGATAACGCGTATTCCTGTTCATGAGATTGGCCCTTTCATTCCTGCGCCTCTGATCGGTCCAGTCTGACTGGTTGCTTCACCGATGACGTCAGCGGAGCCTTGGAGATCAAACAACGATTTCCTCCGATCAGTTGATCATGATTCGCACGACTGAATTCCTGCTCATGAAGCACATGGCGCGAAATCCATCCAGTCACAAACCCCACTCGCATCTGAAGCATTGAGGTTCCTAGCGAGGTACATTCCCATGGCCGTATCTCAAAGGCCGTGGGCAGGACGCCGTGCCAAAACCCCTCAGGGCTAGGGAACCTCATGGTTGTCACACGGTAGGATCCGACTGGAAGCCTCACGACAAATGGGCCATGCGTGGGCACAAGTATTGTGAGAAACCGTTTGCCCTCAGTGACTTCTTCAATGTGCCATTCCATCTCCTTCGAGTGAGTAAATTCCGGGGCGTGACCTTGCCCATTATGGCTGACGTTCGTGACGATGTGATGTGTTCCAAGCAACACACCGTAATCGTCATCCGCTTGCACCCTCTCCAAAGCTGAGTGCGGAACGACGACGGCTGTAGAACCAAACGACAAATCGGCTTGCAAGGTCAACAGAACTACGAGGTACATAGACCGACATACCGAGCAATTCATGACACGCTCCTTCTCTATAAAAACACTCCACCTCATTCTGAACGATAGACGGCATACCAACTTCCCGCTGGTAGCCGAATGGTCATTCAAACTCTCTGGTCATTTTGACACGCAACGAATTCATCGCTACGTGAATGCCATCAGAACGGGACGCATCACGCAGAATGTCTCGACGTTGTCGTGTTGAGTGAACGCGACGTACTAGAGAGAAGGAGGATGGAAGAGGGATGTCGTCAAAATCGGTAACCGTCGCACCGGATGAGATTCAGTGACCATAGTAAGAAGTCTCGGCCGCTCCGACTCAAGCGAGGGAGACACGGTCGTATGATCTTCCGAGACAGGCTCCACCTTCACGAGCGCATCGGAGCTCAGCAGATCCACGAACGTGGCTGGGACTCCAAGCATCTGTATGACTACGCAGACGCAGAGCAATAGGACAAAGCCGCCCACTGCGCTTACGCGGCATGGGAAGCGCAATGTCATTCGGTTCATTGAACTCATACGATCAATCTACCATATGAGCAACACACTGTCATGTCCACACTCGGTACGATCTTAGTGAACAAACAGTCTCTTCCTGACAACAATCCTGACACATATCCAGTCATGGCAGGTCAGCTCTTCTCATATCACTGGTGTGGATGCCGGGTGAAGACTGTACTGCATTTCCTAGCACCTGATTGATCGTCAACCCCCTGCACCATGATCGAAAACACCACAACGGCGTATGTGATCGTCACAAGGGCATCACGGGAGAGACTCGGTGGTAGGGAAAGAGCCAACGCAACGGAAATTCCGCCGCGCAGGCCGCCCCAGGTCAGGATCGTTACCGTGCGGGCAGCAAACTCCCGGACGAGGCTGAACAGCCTGATCTGGAGCACGACACTC encodes the following:
- a CDS encoding outer membrane lipoprotein-sorting protein, translating into MRSHMQNFFIGLFFLISMSAGDVAAESLLAGEEVARRINARNEGEVVSRFITMAMTDRSGTERVRETKSLRKYFGKEKRTIIFYLSPSNIKDTAFLTYDYPEADRDDDQWLYLPAARKVRRISASDRGDYFLGTDFTYEDIRKETKVGIEDYSWKTLGEETIDGHRCLLVEEIPVNDKTAQELGYSKVQSWIDAGIWMVRQAKYWDVAGNPLKTLQVREITLIQDIWTAHQLALENHKTGHKTVFTFKDVNYGQNVKDEMFTEEALRRGY
- a CDS encoding DUF1302 family protein codes for the protein MARSYTTCGILALAGWLIAASAMAESTADDTQSSQLSNHRFSAVLESEAAYGMARDRADKLEMLLEPQWEYRWSEDTRITGIARLYTEGFDHLEPGRLSQGEVSPNSRRLQLGDRTDVELREFYLRTRLWGMHLTLGKQQVVWGKADGLKLLDVVNPQNFREFILDNFDDSRIPLWTVNAEVPVGGGNLQLLWIPDRTYHRLPQADATFAFSSPLIVPQAPPGVMVNLRPLERPNNIMMDSDVGMRFSKFWHGWDLTVNYLYHFADFPVLFQSVLLTPSGATVTVNPRYERNHLIGGSFSNAFGNLTVRGEAIYNTDQFVLTTNRRDGDGVIKSGEIAYVFGLDWSGIEDTMLSVQLFQSWLLHPGEGMVRDPLDTMTTVLLRRHFLNETLETEVIWLQSVNQGDGLVRPKVSYELRDNLKIWTGFDLFYGDRKGLFGQFDRNDRLVIGMEMGL
- a CDS encoding MarR family winged helix-turn-helix transcriptional regulator, with amino-acid sequence MKSQCPEEFSECADCACFNVRKAARAITRFYDAVLEPSGIQGTQFSLLTVAHLAGELPITETADRLGVDRTTLTRNLRVLETRGFIVVGPGKDGRTKSIQLTDAGRDTLMKALPYWKKAQETVVHDLGHARFKTLMKELSAIRSLSKQSI
- a CDS encoding bifunctional SulP family inorganic anion transporter/carbonic anhydrase, with translation MSSTVSTVLADAKAGLVVFVVALPLCLGIALASGAPLMSGLVAGIVGGTVVGLLSGSHTSVSGPAAGLSAVVASQILSLGSFSAFLMALILAGMIQISLGVARGGFISEFFPSSVIKGLLAAIGVIIILKQIPHLVGHDADPEGDLSFSQPDLETTFSELFRMFGYFQLGAAVVGLLSVALLLLWDNWKPLKTSLFPAPVAVVLFGIGGGLWFEHLGEPWIIKPSHLVQVPVAGNLAELFGLLPRPDFSQWMNPAVYTAGMTLALVASLETLLNLKAVDRIDPRQGTSPPNQELCAQGIGNVVCGLIGGLPITSVIIRSSVNVNADGQTKLAAIIHGILLLASVPLIPTWLNTIPLSCLAAILLVTGIKLASPALIKQMWSEGRYQFIPFAATVTAIVFTDLLIGIVIGLIVAIGFILNSNMRRPVHRLVERHLGGDVVHIELANQVSVLNRAALAKALNDVSRNGRVLLDARSTDYIDPDVLDLIRDFKDQAGPAHGVEVSLVGFRSEYHFEDQIHYVDYSTRELQQAITPQQVLQILKDGHERARTGRRLTRDYSRQVQATAAAQHPLAVALSCIDSRTPVELIFDLGMGDIFSIRVAGNITSREVLASAEYGCAVAGAKLMIVIGHTGCGAVSAAVKLIGSHLTVANATGCQHLDAIVSEIQRSVGGIPNQPAVKPASPDAGVIADAVARENVLRVVKELRQQSRTIDNLVCERRIAIIGAMYDISTGGIEFLVEDGLGEVRI
- a CDS encoding efflux RND transporter permease subunit, with the protein product MSQIGHGRAEQFFWWVTAHSKALVLAGVILIGSLAAFIPQLTMDTSADSFIAKDNPARVYRDQVKQVFGLSDPFVIAVINRGATGVFNPDTLQLVQWLTDRVKTIPNVDPDRVMSLATENNIVGTDDGMQVKKFFQPPPVTQSQADTIRAAIADFPLYQGSLVARDATATLVTAEVLDEMKNEATYQAFMSLVQEVPQLPEVELHVAGEGAVSGYLFNYIDHDAKRINPVVAIVITIVLFIAFRTVRGMLLPNLVVLGTAAAAFGTMAAGGVPFYVITNGLLSILIGMAVAEPIHLLTHYYQVGRAHPHLTHQEMIIRTMSDVWKPLTMTILTTVVGFISLYASGGMPPMQYFGLFASIGIIGAWCYGLVFIPAALMLVPFKPSPAIKGDQTIDRYAQFVTALGRFAIRRPRFILSVALVVAVLGMIGAFRLIIEEATIENFQHDEPIYRADKVINQVMDGTNYLDIVVETPTAEGLFNPDALHRMEALQRFVETLPGVGGTTSVVDYVKQMNRSINENRKDAYRIPDNRDLVAQLFLLYSASADPTDFQQEIDYEYRRANIRASIKTSHYVNNRAVIEQVEQYLLKQFNNNEVVGHLSGRVNVNHHWLETIASTHFVSEGIALVISWLMASWLFRSLGAGLFTLVPVFASVLLVYGIMGFGGIWLAVGTSMFAAIATGLAIDFGQHTTQRIRELMRSGTGTFEERMVHFFPSTGRALFFNFLAMSLGFGTLMISAVPPLIRFGSLVAVAMAVSFLASITVMPALATMFRPRFLGFATSDQETAQAVQLNPVLSVSTMKEGR